In the Ptychodera flava strain L36383 chromosome 1, AS_Pfla_20210202, whole genome shotgun sequence genome, GCGGTTAAATCAGGAACTCGCACATTATTATCGCAACTAAGGTCGATGAATATTAAACTCAATCAATTTACACTTACCGTTAGCATAGTGTAACGTTATTGTTTTTACTTGTGTATGCGTTTTGTAGAAACATCTGGGTACGGGACAAAGCAAAGCCGTCTAGGAAAAGACTCCACAAGGAATTTCGATTGTTGCTGTCTGACATTACAACCTTGCAAAAATCCAGTGATCACGTAAGTGAAAGTCATGATCAGATTGCACACGCAGCACACAGAGACACACATCAACAGTTTGTGCCTAAATTGCCACAAAATGCGATGTAACTTGACTGGACCGACTTACCGCGAACAGGTACGGTACAAACACATTACCTGTTTCATAGAAATATGTTGTTATCACAGTTATCATACTGGCTATGGAGATATTTCCATGCGTTTTATTGAAATTCGCTTCCTAGGCTACTTAAAACCATtgatttgtttttagttttagcCTGCTGTCAGAGACGTGGAatttatcaaataggctgattttttGTCGTCATCTGCCTGTTCATCGTCAGTGAATGTAGTGATTTAAAACAGAATGGAGTAAAGAGTAATAACATGCTATATTTCAAATACTTCCATCTTTTTGTATTGTGGATAAGTGAACATCAGCCATTGATGATTCAATAATTCTTCACAgccaatacaattattttttttcccatctctttgacattttgttgtacgtattcgtttttttttttctccttgcaATCAGGCCTGATGGCTGGCTGTATGATAAGGAGGCAATCCTGGAATACATCTTGCATCAGAAACAAGCCATAGCCAGGCAAATGAAGGAAtatgaaagacaaaagaaacaaTTGGAGGTAAGCTTTCTGCTCTCCAACAAGATTTGTACTGGCAATGACACAATATCACTAGCAAAAAAAATTGGTTACCCTTTCTTGCTGCTGCAGATACTTAACATCTCACTCCACTTCCAAGTATATACTTCAAACCATGACAAGAGGTaggaccaaaattttgtgatggACGTAACCATGTATGAGATGTTTGCCAATGCTGTGCATACTTCTAACCATGAAGTCAAGCTTCCCTATCCTTGTACTGTCTTTCTGTGATGTTGGGTGTTGCGAAATTTTTGTGTACAGATAATTCTATGATATAATAAATACTGAGTTTTGCAAGGTTTTGCGGGAATGGTATGAAAAGTAGTGACACTGAAGTGTGTTTAGAAATCTGATGTCTCTTTTTCTCTTCTTCAGTCTGAAGAATTGGCCAAAAACAGCGAGGCCAAAGTAAAGAACCTGAAAAGATTTGCTGCAACAGGTAAGGACATGTATTATCAACGTGGCAATTTATGAACAACAGCGTATGTCTCAGCCGCTCAGCAGTGTTCAACTTGTTAATTACGTAGTTGTAATTAACAATATTGCTTGCTACTGTTTTTGCCTGTAGAACAGCTAAGACTTTGGGAATCTGCCCTCTAGCGAGTGATATTTGAAGCAACTTCAGGATATTTGAATCCAAGTGTACAGCTACATGATATATGCTGAACTTGCTTTATAAAGCTGTAAAGTTTGCATTATTCATATGCTGATCTGAAGTATCTGGAATTGTCAGTTACACAAACATCAGCCTATGATAAACATATTGGGAATTGAAGACCAaggaaataaatacatacatatcaaaCATAAGTTGGTACATAATTACCATGTATATGCAGAGAGGTTTCTTCTGAGTCATCGTGAAGCTTTTTGCTTTTCAcgattgaaattgccgtactgtTTGAATGGCACCCAACTGCAACTTCCTCTTGTTGTTTGCCtctgttttaaagaaaacacACAACAACTGAACCAAACACAGAGGAGACACACATGCAAAAGTCATACCAAACTTTTAAAGGTAGAATGAGCCTTCAGGATggatattcagacactcaaattttacaacacttttctgatctaccatttgtgtgagctcatttttaagctctttgagtaaataaagttcatatttttgtgacaattgaaaatttaattactcactgatagagttaacacagggaaggctgacaatttcaaatttcaaatatcggtaaacttAGTTACTTTGCTTCCATTGTACCATTACATGGTGACACtagatttttattcctgatttggaAAGAGTATGGCTGTTTCCTTGGTTTCCTTTAGAAAAATaagagcaaacgtttaagtcttcaCTTTTAGGCGCATAATACCTTAATCATTGACTTGGTGATTGAATTTGGATGTCTCTCTATTTTCAATACAACAGAACAGAGCATCACCAGCAAGCCAATCAACCCATTCACAAATGGACCCCCAGCAAAGAAACAGAAGACCGCTACTGTTACATCCGCTACAGCCACTGCAGCGGAACCCAAACCAGGCCCCAGCAGGGAAACCAACGGCGAGGCAAGCAACGCCAAAAACGGCAAGGAACTGCCCAGTTTCTGGATTCCATCGTTGACGCCAGATGCCAAACCAACACTGATCAAAAAACCGGTAAGCTGAACATGCCTTCATGACTCATTCTGTGCACAATTAATTTGAAATTACGGCAGTTTTTTGGCATTTTGGTTTTTTCTCAAGTTTAAAGATTAGCATGATCATGAGCATTTTAAAAGGGACCTGTGAAAGTTTTGCTTGAGCAAATTACTAGCCGATGCAACATTTAAGACTCTTGTTTTCCATAAATTTCTTCCTGTAAATTACTGGTAAATGTTGTATGTGCAGAAAATATGATATGTTTCTCAATGAGTGGGATCATTGTTGCTTATGAAATCATACATGACAGTTTAACCCTTTTGCTAGTATGGTACGGTCCAAACTTATCATTATCTTTTGTTAGCATGGACCagtttacaggaaattggggatgaacaggttaaccATGGTACCTCAAAAGCCATGGTACAATCATAGTGTTCTCAGTGGTTTAGTTCAATCCACATACAGAGAAATGGGGGTAATAggaatttataaaaatatttcaatatttagtttttcacttttttcaggGAAAGCATGTCTTTTGCCCGATGAgcaagaaacaactgaaagtgaaagatttgatTGACATTGAATTTGTGGCAGTGAACGATGCAGACGACAAGCGTCATCTCCTCAACAAAGATGCAAGATACATGTGTGCAGTCACGCGTGACACACTGTCAAATTCAACACCCGTGGCCATTCTGAAAACAAGGTGAGTCTATAATTGATACAACATCAGTGACTACTGCAAGAGAGACTTAActatgatttttcaaaatttttagagAGACAGGGAAAATAGGTTGGAAAACCATGAAATTGTTGACTTACACTAGCCAAAACTTTTACGTTAGTATTGCATAACATGATGGTATGCATATTTTACatcatgaaattcaaaacggatTGATTTTTGTCAGTGGAAAAAGGTTTGACATACTTTCCAGCATATTTGTTTTCTGTGCAACATACTTGCTTGTGTTATTCCTCATATCATGTCATGATGCCCATTTTCAACGTGTCACTTCATCTTGTATGTACAGTATCCAATTGAATTTTTTGATGGTTGAATTTTACTCCatactagaattcatttgtcagtgGTAACATCATATGCTGCCCACAATGCCTTGTGTTGGCTACGCTTATACTTTGTACTTCAGTCTCCATATGAGAAATTTATGTGTTTTCTTCCACAcacattataaaaatattatcaaaatttacaacaatTATCTCTTAGATATCATTTGAATATTGTTGAGGGTAGCACACTGTAGATCAACTTTATTAGTATGACATTAGCTTTCGGAgacaacagtctccttcatcagatgtactTGCATGATGCATGAAAGCTAATGTCATACTAAAAAAGTTGATCTACAGTGTGCTACCCTCAACAATATTCACAAGATTTAGTCAAGATCAACACGGCTCTATTGAAACTTTATCTCTTAGATATCATTGACATaataaaaaagtcaaaaccaagTGATTAAGGTAGGATtcccccggggacagatattcagactctcaaatttttacaattcttttctgatcttccaCTGATGGGCACTCACTTTGAAGCGCCTGGAGTAAGAAACATTCTCACCGTCTcaggtttttgaaaatcaaatatggtagCAGATTCATCGCATGAGGGCGCTGTCCATTATTTTTCCAACAGTCAGGTGGAATTTTTCGTTGAAAGTGCCACAAGTTTCCTGATGTGTCCCTCAGAGATTATAGTGTGAGCATGCAACAGAACTCTGTTTCAAAAGTGTCTTTTTGTGTTTCAGTCGCAAGGTCATCACCGTGGAATGCATTGAAAAACTGATAAAGAAGGACATGATAGATCCCATCTCTGGAGAGAAAATTACAGAGGCAGATATCATTAAATTACAGAGGGTGAGTCAATCTGGATCTAGTATTCCACAGTCATGCATTTTACATTACTTTTTGTTGAGATATCACCCATGATAATTACTCTGTTGGTGTAAGATAGTTACTTGAAacataagaaaaaaaaacacactgtTGAATTTTCATACGAAATGTCACCTGGTGATGCATGCACTAAATAATGACCATCCGCGGTGTAGTGGATCGCCAACACTTTTCTTTTCTTCTGTTTTAGGGAGGAACTGGTTTTGCCAGTACTGGAGTGGACTTGGAAGCGAAAAAACACAGGCCGGTCATGATGGCATCATAGTGCCTACAAGCTGATGAACATTTTGTTTACACATTGGGTCAAAGTTCACACTACATTTCTCAAGGAACGTCGTGAATGTACTCCCTCTACCAAGCTAAGCCGAAGTAAATTTTATGAGTTTCTGTATGGGTGAATACAGCGATCAAATCTAGAAGCAGCCACCACCAGTCCTTTCCAGTTGCATTTTCAGATCACAGCGTCTTGTGCAAgtgaaaaattgcaaagtaCCGCCATCCAAATGTACGACCTGACTTCCTAGATCAAATTATTTAAGCTGGAAATTCCATCTTATACAAGTTTTACCCTGAACTTGTGAATAATCAGCACAATGGATACAGATATCATGCAAGTAGAGTTGTTCAAGCCAATGTTTACATATTTGTGGAAATTTACTGTTATTCTatgtttctttcttttattttggATATTTAAATTTAGAAAACAGATTATTAGGATCCGTATAATGTTATAAAGAGAGCTACAATCAACATGGAAATATGTTCTTTCATAGTCACAGTTCAGAAGAAGTTCTTTACTTGTAGAAAATAGAAACAAAATTGCAAGATATGCATTGCTTGCTCTAACGGACATCTGAGCAACAGGATTTCCTTCAAAGACTATGaaatcaatgttttatttttgcctTGTGTAATATAAGTGTTGACTTGTCAGTATTTTGGAATATTGATGGCTCGTCCCCTCGATTAACAGTAATAAAGTTCCTTCCAAAGCAAAGGTGGAGCCATTTCTTGTGACTTTTTCACTGCATTAAGCATTCTAGTGATATGACTATCTGTGGCATGTATCTATCATTATATCAGACCAGTATATTGgcacaaatacagcaatctgattggttgagacgtgaAAAGAGCTGGGATATATTTGTAATATAGCACAGTTGGCGCACACACTTGCTATCGGCTGGAGCAAAAACCTGTTTTTTATGTTCAATGCCCAGCAttccaatatactgttatgatataatagcaataaaccacaccaagCGACGGTCAGTTTTGTCCAGTTCTATATATGCAGTCGCTGTCGCTCAAGCATATATATCAtggactggtcaaaatctcgtggtatactgtCACTAGATGTGGTTTGTTAATATAGTGATTTATTCCAAAAGTTTATCCTTTGGGAGGGATGGTGAAATTATTTCGTCTGTGCATGTGGTTCAAGTTTGTCATTTTGGTGTCTTGTGTAATTTGTGATTGTTGTTGACATGAAGTAATGCGAGTAGGACAAATGGGCAGTTATCCTCAAAAATCTTGTGAATGTGGGAGTAACTAACGTGATTGCCATGTAGCCTTACTGCACAGATTCCACTCTATTGAATTCGCTATGAACTTATAATGAACTACCACTCACGCACCCACCAAAACCGAATAACTTAAAAAAGTTTGGAGCTCACCGAAAGGAATGTTAGATTCACCAAACACACACACCCACGCATTTTACATATTAAGAGTCGTAAGTCTCGAATACTAGAAATTAAacctttgttttattttttctcacttTGTGGCATACAAAGGCACGCCGACAGCTTCAACTCAAGCCTTGTGGAATTTGCAGTCTGCACCACATGCAAGGTAAAAAAAATCAGGCTAACCAGCGCCCTCTGTTGATGGGTTTAACTAGTTAGCTTTCACAAATCCTCACGTAGAGGGCAGTGTAATGCTAGTCCCACCGGCTTGTCAAGAAGTTGTCAACGGCACAAATTGCACGTTGAGTAGAACATTCCAGAAAGTTCATTTGAATCGACAGCGTTTTACAGTCAAGGTGTTGTAAAAAGGAAATATCGCTAATGGAAgtttaaaaagtaaataaagacaaaaataaagGCCCTTCGAACCAGTTATTTTCTTCCACGCGGCCGTGCTTTTTCTTACTGGTTATAATGATGGTTTAAGTTTCAATAGAATAACTTACATACACTGTCTGCATTCATTTTAAAAAGGTTTTGAACATGTTGGCCTTTCATCTCACCTTAAACCACTAGTCTGCTTACAACATCCTGTTCCAAAGTAACCGTGAATGGCTTTGATGATATAGACACTGCAACTGTGATAAATTTTTCCAGCAtttttgcaaagtttgcttataacacgattggaactaatttgggattattggatcttcatattgttcaaatttctcaaaagtgtaaggTGCCCTGtatctgaatgttgcaatattacaaattgctcataaaaacaaatgtataaGTTAATAAGAAaatcagatgagcttacatttgcagattacatcgacgttacttcaccatccaattatcctaaattagttccatttgtgtgggttttttttaacgaaaaattataaaatacctcagaaaatgaagaaaataaacataattacTGCTACCGGGTTTAGATTGGGACATTTAAATATACCAAGTCTGCTGGAAGTCCGAGGAAAGTGGGCTATTTTGGAATCTTcttcatatttcatagttttctgGCCGTGACCCTCGATAAATCAAACTGTCACTAAGAATGTCAACCAAAGTCCAGGTTTTAAAATAAGGCAATTTGGATCGGGAAATAAGGAAGCACATTTTCCTCTGCCTAAAAGGAACATCAACAGCTGTACACACATGGGACAAAACACAGAAAAGAAAATTCATCAAGTTGCAGATACCTTGTTTCTCATGCGTGTATATCGCATGTACTTTAGTCACTGACAGCATCGGTTCTGGTTTCTCAACTTACTCTGCACAAGACAAACTTAGTATTTAAAAAAAGTACCCAATATGACAGACATTCGCTCTTAAATATTTAGTTATTACAAAGGCTAGAAAACATAGAGATCTTTGTGAATATAAATATAAGGCTCAATGGTAACGAGCGGCGCCATCGCCTTCGATAAATACGTATACAGTCTCTTGTTTGATCTGATGCTAGACAAATTATGTTACGaataataaaatatctgttacGAATGTATTCTGTTGGTATCTTCTTAACGGACATCTGGGAGAACATAGACAGCATTTAAGTGTCGACCATAACCCGGGGGTAGGTGAGCAGAAGTGGGACAAAATCTGTAGAGCAAAATTTGCTAAAAAGTTGCAGCTGTGGTGTGTAAAATAATCAGAAAAGAAGACTTATGGCGTGAATCttagaaagtaaaaaaaaatcgcATTTGGTATTTTTGACTCCCCCACAGAACTAGAAGCCCGTTCCTTAATGCTGTCATGTTGTCCCTGGAGGGAAGGTGATATTTTTGCTGCACCTGCTGTTTCGATACTAACACCGATTTCCGTATCTTCTAAAATTTTTATCGATGATGATAAGTGTAGTATCAAGTGTGTAGTGGGTATCTCCCTCGATCTGCTTTTGAGTGTTCAGTAAGTTCGTCTAGAAAGTGAGTGACTGTATGAAGTTTGTAACCGAATTCAATATTGAAAACGGCTTTCAAGCCAGTCTCTAAGGTGGTCGGTCGTCAGTACCTGCGGCGTCTTCAGTGTTTCGATCATGGTGGCTCCGATGTACGCCATTTTCCCGTTCTCCACGATGTAAGCACGGTCAGGGTGCGCGCAGAAGGTTTCGTTGAAGTCGTTCTCCATCGTATCTACCACAACCCGCACTTTGTCCTCACTGCGCAGGTCTGACGTGAAAGTGTCGCCATCTTTGCTGATAAGTTCACTGCAAGAATCAAACAATTTCACAtgaaacatttgaatgacaggGCGATTCGGTAAAATACAATTACTcggttttgataaaatttagTCTCGTTTGAGTCAAAGCAGATCAAACTTGTcagcaaacaaacatttttaacgTTTAACCTAACGTTTTGTTCTGGTTTTGCAAATTAAGTTACTAGTATTACGTAAGCGTTCATGTGTCGTCTGCAtaataaattttgaattaaaatCTTTTATTCGGTTTCGAGCTGCACACAAGCAAACGTTGGCACACGGCAACATCTTGTAAAATGGCGCCGCTACAAGTTCACAAGAACACCATTTATATGACCCTGGGTAAAATGAACCATGCTATAGGCGACTTAAAAACTAGGGCATCGTGAATTCAGCTTTGCATGAGGGATGTACTATGCATAATTCCGGCTACTGTGACTCCTTTATACTGTACAGTTCAACCCAACTGTACTTTTCTGGCTTTAATTGCGTCAGATATGACCTTTGACTGTTCTGGCGGTACAAAAAAGTGCCCTGCTTGTTCGTCGCGATGAGGCAGCGCGGTGGCATTGCCTGTATGGGCGATCACCGGTATGTGCTAAGTGATTGGAAACAGAGAGCCAGGCAACTCGAGGGTGTGTGCGTGAACTTTGCGTGAATGCAAGTAAGAAGTACATTCCCCCTCATTGTCAATAGAAGTACACTCCCATTTCAGTCGTCAGTCTAGTGGTTGGACGCAGGGAAAGTCTATTCAGTATATTTACACTCAGACTGACGAATGTTGGTAAAACTAGAAACTAAACGAGGTTTTCAGTCACTGCCATTATTGGCGCGCCAGCAGTATTCAAATCAGCATCGTCGATATTTTTCGGCTGAGGTAGATTCATTGGCTGACCAAGCTACGTTCAATATCAGACCACTGCTAACTCAGTTAGAGTTGTCTTGAGGTTCAATCAATCTTGCGTGGTACCGAAGCAAGTACAGGCAATTTGACAAATCTTTTCGCGGGCCCACAGTACCTACTAGCGAACCAACAGAAATCAATTTGTTGCCAAAATCTAAGATACtatgcaaaaaaataaacagcaactgatatttctttttttttttaattatcgcGTGGGAGGAAAACAGTAATAAAAAGATTGGCAATCAATTTAAAAAGTGCCAACTTTTTGACAGAAAACAAGATTAACGCACGAAAAGTTCAGAAGTCGTCTGAGCGGGAGCATTTGAAGCGAGGAAAGCATTTTGCGCGCTTGCGCATTGGAAGGTTTCTCACCGTGCACACTGTATTCTGTCTTCTATACTTCTATGTTGCTTCatgaaactgaaatttcttcccaTCTTGAAGCCATCTCGTGGATGAGCCTCTGTCAGATACACAAACAGGAAGTCGACTTTGGACTTGTAGTCTGCGAGTAGCTTGGACAGAGAGCCGCCATCAAGGATGgcctgaaaaaaatgtttaaatgatTATCCTGATGTCTCCAAAATAACAGACCTCTAGTGTTTGATTTTAAAGCCGAATCTTGTTACGTCTATCATCAATGGCTTattgcatgcatacatatacatacatacatacatacatacatacatacatacatacatacatacatacatacatacatacatacatacatacatacatacatacacacacacatacatacatacttaaatttgtaaatttgtaatttcaGATAATTAATATTTTACTTAACTAAAGATACTCTTGATCAAGATGGTCGAAAAGTATTAATCTACAATTCGTCCGTCAGTTATTTTTGTTTACGGTAACATCACGTGAGCTGAGTCACGCGTGTCCTCGAATGAACAATATGAGTCATATTTTGGTGTTTATCCGGTACAAACATGTTTTTATATCGTAACAGATCCGTTGGGAACTTTAAAAAGAACTTTAAAAGATCAAGAAAACACcacaacaagaaaaacaaataaactatCGATGAACCAACAGGAAGTCTCCACTTTGTAGGTCAGAAATTTGCTATCTCCGAAGACCAAAACCCTTTGTTCAAGCTGTGGGACGGAAAACCACATTTTGTGGATACCCTAATCTTTCAGTTAGATTATCTCCTTCCAAACGAAAACTTTCTTGAattgaaacacacaaaaaacaggATATACCCAAGGACACAAACGTTAAAGAAAAATGCGTAAAGAGTAAAAAGGTAAAAGTAAAATTTGTCCCTGAGTATAACTCATGTTTAGCAATGCTTGTTTTGTTCGGAACTGTTCTTTTTGGTACTTTTAATTTGAACAGATAGAGAAAAGTTTTTAAGGTTGTACGTGCTTGCAGGCTGaataatttaaacttttgctcaaactttccttaaggaagcATATTTCACTCTGAAGCCAAAAAGTAAAAATCATGAGTCTCcacacaaattttggtacaacagACACAAATTACCAAAACGTTGccgatatttgcaattcaaaatggccgctaccTAATTCACGTTAACTCTaagaggaaaaaaattaaagtttcgatttttcacacaaaaaacaagACAGTGAAGACAGTGAAgcccattctctttcaaaatcaaggataaaaatctgGATCATAGTTCAAATGTTGGtaccaaagaaacaaataacccaagatttaccgatatttgaaattcaaaatgtcctccagccctgtgttaactctgtggaggaAATTAGATTGTCGTCAAATAAATGCACCGGTGAAAAGTGTTTGTACTCAAACAGCCCCgaacaagtggtaggtcagaaaaatattgtaaaaatttgagagtccgaatatcttttCCTCGGAGCACGTTCTATGCCTTTCTATTGCTATGCAATTTTTAGTTCATTGTTTGGCGATAGGGCCTTGTCTAGACCAAACAGTGAATTCTCAGCCCGCTCGGTCAATTTTGCTCCAACGTCATGAAAGTCTAATTGATTTTATTGAAACTGGAAGTTTAAAATATTAGATCAAACTTAACAGATACTTCGGCGGGTATCAAATTAATTACTGTTAAAATTATTCTGCCTACATTTTCTGCACGTTTCTCAAATAAATCTCGACCG is a window encoding:
- the LOC139139773 gene encoding nitric oxide synthase-interacting protein-like → MTRHQRNCTAGTVYTYHERKKDTETSGYGTKQSRLGKDSTRNFDCCCLTLQPCKNPVITPDGWLYDKEAILEYILHQKQAIARQMKEYERQKKQLESEELAKNSEAKVKNLKRFAATEQSITSKPINPFTNGPPAKKQKTATVTSATATAAEPKPGPSRETNGEASNAKNGKELPSFWIPSLTPDAKPTLIKKPGKHVFCPMSKKQLKVKDLIDIEFVAVNDADDKRHLLNKDARYMCAVTRDTLSNSTPVAILKTSRKVITVECIEKLIKKDMIDPISGEKITEADIIKLQRGGTGFASTGVDLEAKKHRPVMMAS
- the LOC139145275 gene encoding type I iodothyronine deiodinase-like; translation: MPRLPCVGRDLFEKRAENAILDGGSLSKLLADYKSKVDFLFVYLTEAHPRDGFKMGRNFSFMKQHRSIEDRIQCARELISKDGDTFTSDLRSEDKVRVVVDTMENDFNETFCAHPDRAYIVENGKMAYIGATMIETLKTPQVLTTDHLRDWLESRFQY